In Bos taurus isolate L1 Dominette 01449 registration number 42190680 breed Hereford chromosome 11, ARS-UCD2.0, whole genome shotgun sequence, one DNA window encodes the following:
- the OR1J4C gene encoding olfactory receptor 1J4 gives MKRENQSSMSEFLLLGLPIRPEQQGMFFALFLGVYLTTVLGNLLILLLIRLDARLYTPMYFFLSHLALTDISFSSVTVPKMLINMQTQGQSIPYAGCITQMYFFIFFTGLDDFLLTSMAYDRYMAICHPLHYTTVMGQGLCTLLVTVSWILSCANALCHTLLLTRLSFCADHSIPHFFCDLGALLKLSCSDTSLNELAIFTAGVADIILPLVCILISYGHIGATILKVPSTKGICKALSTCGSHLSVVSLYYGTIIGLYFFPSSSTSRDKSTIASVMYTVVTPLLNPFIYSLRNRDMKRALERLLHRAKVLSQ, from the coding sequence ATGAAGAGGGAGAACCAGAGCAGCATGTCAGAGTTCCTCCTCCTGGGACTGCCCATCCGGCCAGAGCAGCAGGGCATGTTCTTTGCCCTGTTCCTGGGCGTGTACCTGACCACGGTGCTGGGCAACCTGCTCATCCTCCTGCTCATCAGGCTGGACGCTCGACTctacacccccatgtacttcttcctcagccACTTGGCCCTCACTGACATCTCCTTTTCATCTGTCACTGTCCCTAAGATGCTGATAAACATGCAGACTCAGGGTCAATCCATCCCCTATGCAGGGTGCATAACACAgatgtattttttcatattttttactgGTCTGGATGATTTCCTGCTCACCTCGATGGCCTACGATCGGTACATGGCCATCTGCCACCCTCTCCACTACACCACCGTCATGGGACAGGGGCTGTGCACCTTACTAGTAACTGTGTCCTGGATTCTCTCCTGTGCCAACGCCCTGTGTCACACCCTCCTCCTGACCCGGCTGTCCTTTTGTGCTGACCACAGCATCCCCCATTTCTTCTGTGACCTTGGTGCCCTGCTGAAGCTCTCCTGCTCAGACACATCCCTCAATGAGCTGGCCATTTTCACAGCAGGAGTGGCCGACATCATCCTCCCACTAGTATGCATCCTGATCTCTTATGGACACATCGGGGCCACCATCCTGAAGGTCCCCTCCACCAAGGGGATCTGCAAAGCATTGTCCACATGTGGCTCCCACCTCTCTGTGGTGTCTCTGTATTATGGAACAATTATTGGActgtattttttcccctcatcCAGCACCTCCAGGGACAAGAGCACCATTGCCTCTGTGATGTACACAGTGGTCACTCCACTGCTGAACCCCTTCATTTATAGCCTAAGGAACAGGGACATGAAGAGGGCCCTGGAGAGACTCTTGCACAGGGCAAAAGTCTTGTCTCAATGA